In the genome of Streptomyces fagopyri, the window CGGATACGACGACCTCGCCGTGTCCTCGCCGCACGAGAAGGTCGGCACCGACACCGACGGCGGCGGCCTCGCCGTCCTCTGGGGCTCCCCGAGCGGCCTCACCGGCAAGGCCGTGACGATCTCCGACCCGGCGACCTCCTCCCACGACCTGTGGGGCAAGAACCTGGCCGCGGGCGACTTCGACGGCGACGGCAAGGCGGACCTGGCCGTAGGAAGCACGTCGAGCACGATCTACGTCTACAAGGGCGGCATCACCTCCGGTGGCGCTGCCGGCCTCGCCCGGACCACGATCAAGCCCCCGATCCAGTCCGGCGGCACCGCCCGCGGTCCGCTGAACCTCACCGCCGGTGACATCAACGGCGACGGCCGCACCGACCTGGTCGTCGACGGCTTCGAGACCAAGACCGACTACGGCTGGAACACGAACTACTACGTGCCCGGCACGGCGAACGGCCTGAGCGTCTCCGCCGCGAAGACCCTGAAGACCGGCATCATCACGGCCGTCGGCGACATCAACGGCGACGGCTTCGGCGACATCGTCAGCGGCGCGCCCTGGGACAACACCAAGCTCAGCGACGGCACGACCCCTCCGGACTCCGCGTACGGCGGCAAGGTGAACATCACCTACGGCTCCGCGTCCGGCCCGGCCTCGACCGCCGGGATCAGCCAGAGCACCGGCAGCGTGCCCGGCACCGCGGAGAAGAACGACAGCTTCGGGTACGAGCTGGACCTCGGCGACATCAACCACGACGGCTACCAGGACCTCGTCGTCAGCACCGCGTACGAGGACCTCGACGGCCACGCGGACGCCGGCATGGTCACCGTCCTGTACGGCTCCGCGCAGGGCGTCAACACCTCCTCCGGCGCGCAGGCCTTCGCCCAGAGCACGCCGGGTGTCCCGGGCAACGACGAGAAGGGCGACCTCTTCGGCGTGGACGTCAAGCTCGACGACGTGACCGGCGACGGCAGGGCCGACCTCCTGGTGGGCTCGTACGAGAACGCCGGCGACGGCACGATCACCTACCTGCCCTCCAACGGCACGAAGATCACCACGACCGGCTCCCGCTCCGTCTGGCCGGCCGACGCGGGCGTCTCCACCACGGGCAGCCCGGCCTTCGGCGCCAATTTCGCGGACTGAGCCGGCCTTCGGCAAGGGGAGCGGAGGGCGTGTTCCGGCGGAGGGTCCGTTCAGGCGGAGGCGCGCGGGACCTCCGTACGGCCTGCCCGTTGCGGCTCGTACGGCTCGCGGGTCACGGACCGTAGGCCACGCGGGCCGGGCGTGACCCACGCCCGGCCCGCGTGACTCGTACGGCCTACGCCGAGAACACCGAACGAACCGAACACATCGAACACACCTTCACTCGACCCAGGCCGGGCCCGCATGTGCGGACCCGGCCTGAGCGCCGCCCTCTCCGGTCGCGTCGAAATATCCCGGAAAAGCCCCTGGCGCATCCCCCAGAAAACCCCCATTCAGCCCTTGTGCGGCCCCTTAAGGGATGTCACAGCTCGGCCCCAAAGCCCGCTCTGCGGGCCCAGGTCCCGCACGTCACTGTGCGAGACCAGGTACGTTCGATTACGTGGCTGGATTCAGGATCGGGCGCGGCCGGGACAACCGGGCCCCGCAAGCGCGACCGCAACAACACCAACCGTCGTACGGGCAGCAGGCCCCGCAGGGAGGCCGGGAGCCGTACGGCTACCCGCCCGCGCCCTCACGGCAGCAGCCGTACGGGGGGCAGCCCTACGGCGGCGGGCAGCAGCCCTACGGCCGTGGACAGCAGGGCGGTGGACAGCAGGGCGGCTGGCCCCAGGCCGGCGGCCCCGGCGGCGGTGAGCCGGAGTACTTCGGCGACGGGCACCCGCAGCAGGGCCCGGACCCGTACGCGGCGAACAGCCCCGGCCACACCCAGGCCTTCTCGGTCGGCGAGGACCCGTACAGCCAGGGCGAGACCTACCGCGCGGGCCAGGCCGCGGCCCCGCCCGTGGGTCCCCGCCTGCACTGGAAGGACCTGCTGAAGGGCATCGTCACCAGCCCCAAGCAGACCTTCCTGCAGATGCGGGACTACACGATGTGGGCCCCGGCCCTGATCGTGACGTTCCTCTACGGCCTGCTGGCGGTCTTCGGCTTCGACGGTGCCCGCGAGGACGCCATCAGCGCCACGCTCTCCAACGCCGTCCCGATCGTCCTGACGACGGCCGTGGCGATCGTCATCAGCACGTTCATCCTGGGCGTGGTCACCCACACCCTGGCCCGCCAGCTGGGCGGCGACGGCGCCTGGCAGCCGACGGTCGGCCTCTCCATGCTGATCATGTCCATCACGGACACCCCGCGCCTGATCGTCGCCATGTTCTTCGGCGGCGACGCGTCCTTCGTCCAGCTCCTCGGCTGGGTGACGTGGGTGGCGGCGGGCGCTCTGCTCACCCTCATGGTCAGCCGGTCCCACGACCTCCCTTGGCCGAAGGCCCTGGCCGCGTCGGCGATCCAGCTGATCGCGATCCTGTCCATCATCAAACTGGGCACGTTCTGACGGACCGCATACGGCGGGCGCGCCGCTCTACGCACCGGAAAGGGGCTTCTCCCCCGCCACTCGGCACGGGAGAAGCCCCTTTTCCACTTCCCCGCCTTCGGAACGCCGAAATCGTGACGGCCGTCGCCGTGACCCGATAGGCCGCGTGCTCTGTGGCCGCGCGGGGCTGGTACGGGGGAAATGGGAGGCCCCGTACGCGTGCCTGGGAATCGTTCAATGCCTGACGCCGCCATCCCGTCAACCGAAACTCAGGATCGAGACTCAGGATTCGAGGCTCGGAATCCAAGAGTCAGGATCCAAGAATTGGACTTCAACAACAGGAACGATGGCGGGGGAAAGAACAGCGGCAATAATAACCTCGGGGGCTCCTCTCATTTCTGGGCGTCATACGGCTCTTCAACTTCCAGGTCCCGGTCTGCCATCCGGCGGGACACGTCGGATGGCAACACCGCCGGCACACAGCACATCAACTGCAATCAGAGCCGGGACGGCAGTCCATCGCGGCCGCATCAGGCGGGCCACAGCCTGAGCCCGCTGGATGCCGGGCCGCTGACGCACCCCGTGACAACCTCGCCCTCCACAGCAGGGCGCGCACGTGAAAGTCCGGCGGTCGGGTGACTTCGGTCCACCCGACCGCCGGACTCTGACATTCAGCCGTTGTTGTTATTGTTGTTGTTGTTCCCGCCTCCGCCGTTGTTGTTGTTATTGTTGTTGTTGTTACCCCCACCTCCGTTGTTGTTGTTATTGTTGTTGTTCCCGCCTCCGCCGTTGTTGTTGTTGTTGTTGTTGTTGTTCGCGCCCCGGCCTCCGTTGTTGTTGTTGTTATTGTTGTTGTTCCCGCCTCCGCCGTTGTTGTTGTTATTGTTGTTGTTGTTCGCGCCCCGGCCTCCGTTGTTGTTATTGTTGTTGTTGTTCCCGCCTCCGCCGTTGTTGTTGTTATTGTTGTTGTTGTTCGCGCCCCGGCCTCCGTTGTTGTTGTTGTTATTGTTGTTGTTCCCGCCTCCGCCGTTGTTGTTGTTATTGTTGTTGTTGTTCGCGCCCCGGCCTCCGTTGTTGTTATTGTTGTTGTTGTTCCCGCCCCCGCCGTTGTTGTTGTTATTGTTGTTGTTGTTCGCGCCCCGGCCTCCGTTGTTGTTGTTGTTATTGTTGTTGTTCCCGCCCCCGCCGTTGTTGTTGTTATTGTTGTTGTTGTTCGCGCCCCGGCCTCCGTTGTTGTTGTTGTTATTGTTGTTGTTGTTGTTCGCGCGACCTCCGCGGTTGTTATTGTTGTTGTTGTTATTGTTGTTGTTCGCGCGCCTACCTCGGTTGTTGTTGTTGTTATTGTTGTTGTTGTCGCTCGGCGCCGTCGCGTGAGTTCCTGTGGGTGTCGGAGCGGCGAAGGCGACAGAGGGCACCATCGCGCCTCCGGCAGCCAGAGCAACCGATGCGGTCAGCATTGCCGCGCGCTTTGCGATCTTGTTGAGCATGATGATTCCTTTCCGATGTGTGGGCCCTCTCGATTCGCAGCTCAACTGGATTACGGACGTAATTCTCCGCAAAATGTGCCGACGGGCCGATGAGCCGACCCTGGCACTCCCACCACTCCGGTCCCCGGAAGCTCGTGACTCGACGGAAGACCGCAACATTCGTCATCGACGTTGTGGCCGTGGATTCGTCGTCAGAGGCATTTCGGAGACGCGGTTGCGCGATGTTCTCGACGCGGGGCGGTTTGAGCCGTGAA includes:
- a CDS encoding Yip1 family protein, encoding MSQLGPKARSAGPGPARHCARPGTFDYVAGFRIGRGRDNRAPQARPQQHQPSYGQQAPQGGREPYGYPPAPSRQQPYGGQPYGGGQQPYGRGQQGGGQQGGWPQAGGPGGGEPEYFGDGHPQQGPDPYAANSPGHTQAFSVGEDPYSQGETYRAGQAAAPPVGPRLHWKDLLKGIVTSPKQTFLQMRDYTMWAPALIVTFLYGLLAVFGFDGAREDAISATLSNAVPIVLTTAVAIVISTFILGVVTHTLARQLGGDGAWQPTVGLSMLIMSITDTPRLIVAMFFGGDASFVQLLGWVTWVAAGALLTLMVSRSHDLPWPKALAASAIQLIAILSIIKLGTF
- a CDS encoding FG-GAP and VCBS repeat-containing protein encodes the protein MHKQHPYHRPRALQLALATATAAALTGGLLTFSAATASAADSTTVPAADFNGDGIGDVAFSASGAYVSGHKYAGQVVALYGTATGVSAAKRSTISQNTAGVPGTAEAGDAFGAETAYADFNGDGYDDLAVSSPHEKVGTDTDGGGLAVLWGSPSGLTGKAVTISDPATSSHDLWGKNLAAGDFDGDGKADLAVGSTSSTIYVYKGGITSGGAAGLARTTIKPPIQSGGTARGPLNLTAGDINGDGRTDLVVDGFETKTDYGWNTNYYVPGTANGLSVSAAKTLKTGIITAVGDINGDGFGDIVSGAPWDNTKLSDGTTPPDSAYGGKVNITYGSASGPASTAGISQSTGSVPGTAEKNDSFGYELDLGDINHDGYQDLVVSTAYEDLDGHADAGMVTVLYGSAQGVNTSSGAQAFAQSTPGVPGNDEKGDLFGVDVKLDDVTGDGRADLLVGSYENAGDGTITYLPSNGTKITTTGSRSVWPADAGVSTTGSPAFGANFAD